A window of Pararhodobacter sp. genomic DNA:
CTACGCTGGGACAAATCGGAGGATTTCAATGTCGGACAAAGCCATCCTGACCTGCGCGCTGACCGGTGTCTTGACGGACCCCCGCAGCCATCCGGTGCCGGTCACGCCCGCGGAATTGGCCGCGTCGGCGCGCGACGCCTGGGAGGCGGGGGCGGTGTGCATGCATGTCCATTTTCGCCAACAGGGCGAGGGTCGCGGGCATTTGCCAAGCTGGGATCCCGCGCTGGCGCTGGAAATCGCGGAGGCGATTCGCGCGGAATGCCCCGGGGTTATCCTGAATTTCACCACCGGGGTCGTCGGACCGGATCAAAGCGGGCCAATGGCCTGTTTGCGCGCCGCCAAGCCGGAAATCGCGGCCTGTAACGCCGGGTCGCTGAATTATCTCAAGACCCGGGCGGATGGGCGCTGGGCCTGGCCGCCGATGTTGTTCGACAACCCGGTGGAGAAAATCGAGGCGCTGTTGGCGGTGATGCGCGAGACCGGAACGCGCCCCGAGTTCGAGTGTTTTGATCTGGGGATCGTGCGCTCGGTCGAGATGTTCGCGCAGGTTGGCATGATCGAGCGCCCGCAGATCAATCTGGTGATGGGCGTGGCCTCGGGAATGCCGGCGGATATCGATTTGCTGCCTTTGCTGCTGAAATACCGGCCCAGGGACTGCGCGTGGCAGACGACGGTGATCGGCCGGGCCGAGGTGTGGGATGTTCACCGGCGGGCGGCGGAGTTGGGCGGGCATTTGCGCACGGGCGTCGAGGATACGTTCTATTTGCCGGATGGGGCGCGCACACCGGGGAATGGCGCGCTGATCGAGGCGCTGGCGCGGATCGCGCGGGACGTTGGGCGCGAACCCGCAACGGCGGCGCAGGCGCGCCAGATCTGGGGATTGGCGTGAGCGGTGCTGGTGGGGCGGCGCGCCTCGGGGGCGGGTGCCCCCTCGGCGCACCGGTGGGGCCAGCCCCACACCCCGCCAAAGGGGTTTTCCACCCCTTTGGGAGCCCCGACGCGCCCAGTATGCCAAAACTGAAGGAGCAAGCATGAGCCCATGGACCTCGGACCTTGACACATCTGGCGCGACCTTCGCCCGCAATCGCGCGTTGATGGAGGCGGCGTTGGCCCCGGTAGAGACCGTTCGTGTGACGGTGGAGGCCGCGGCAGAGGCCGGTCGGGCGCGCCATGAAAAGCGCGGCATGATGTTGCCGCGTGACCGGCTTGCCCTGCTGTTGGACCCCGGTGCGCCGTTTCTGGAGCTGTGCCCCTTTGCCGGGTTCATGCGATACGGTGACACGGACGGCACCGGCGCAGGTGCCGGGGCGATCACCGGGATCGGCCAGATCGACGGGCGATCCTGCGTCATCGTGGTGGACAACTACGCGGTCAAGGGTGGCACGGTCACGCCGGATGGTTTGGCCAAGAAGCTGAGGCTTCAGGACATCGCGCGCGAGAACCGTTTGCCCGTGGTGTCGCTCAGCCAGTCGGGCGGGGCGAACCTGTCCTATGCGCATGAGGTGTTCATCCCCGGCGGGCGCGGCTTTGCCAATCAGGCGCGGCTTTCGGCGCTGGGCATTCCGCAGATCACCGTTGTGCATGGTTCGGCGACGGCGGGCGGGGCGTATCAGCCGGGATTGTCGGATTATGTGATCATGGTGCGCGGCCAGGCGACGATGTATCTGGCGGGGCCGCCGCTGCTGAAGGCGGCAACCGGCGAGATCGCGACGGATGAGGAGCTTGGCGGCGCGCAGATGCACACCCAGGTCTCGGGCGTGGGGGATTATCTGGCGGAAAACGACGCCGATGGAATTCGGTTGGCGCGCGAGGTCGTGGCGGCCTTGCCTTGGCCCAAGGACGCGCCGAATACCGGATTCGCGCCGCCTCTCTATCCGGCCGAGGATCTGATGGGGCTTGTCCCCGCCGACCCGAAACAGCCCTATGATTGCCGCGAGATCGTGGCGCGTCTGGCGGATGGGTCGGAATTTCTGGAGTTCAAACCGGAATACGACACGGCGACGGTCTGCGGCCAGATCCGCATCGAGGGTCATGCCTGCGGCGTGATTGGCAACAACGGGCCGATCACCGCCAATGGCGCGGCCAAGGCCGGGCAGTTCATCCAGCTTTGCGATCAGGCACAGATGCCTTTGGTTTTTCTGCACAATACCACGGGGTTCCTTGTGGGCACCGAGCCAGAGCGCGCGGGCATCATCAAGCATGGCTCGAAGATGATTTCAGGCGGTCGCCAATGCGCGGGTGCCCAAGTTTGCCGTGGTTGTCGGCGGATCTTATGGTGCCGGGAATTATGCGATGTGCGGGCGCGGGTTCGATCCGCGGTTCCTCTTTGCCTGGCCCAATGCGCGCACCTCGGTGATGGGGCCGGCGCAGGCCGGGCAGGTGTTGCGCATGGTGACCGAAGCCAAGATGCAGGCGGGCGGCGTGGTGGATACGGCAAAGCTGGATGCGTTGGAGCAGGGCACGGCGGCGATGATGGCCGAGAAAACCACGGCGCTGGCCTCGTCGGCGCGGTTGGAGGATGACGGCATCATTGACCCACGCCACACACGCGACATTCTGGCGATCGTGCTGGGGCTGACGGCAACCGAAGCGCAGCGCGGCGGCAATGCCAGCACTTACGGGGTGGCGCGGTTATGAGATTTGACACCATCTTGATCGCCAACCGGGGTGAGATCGCCCTGCGCGTGATCCGAACCGCGCGCGACATGGGCTATCGCTGCGTCGTCGTCTACACGCAGGCCGACGCCGGGTCGTTGCCCGTGCAGCAGGCTGATCTGGCGGTCCTGGTGCCGTCGTATCTGGACGGCGCGGCGATCCTGAGCGCTGCCCATCACACCGGGGCCGGGGCGATCCATCCGGGCTATGGTTTTCTGTCGGAAAATGCGGAATTCGCGAGCGCCTGTGCCGAGGCTGGCGTGGTGTTCATTGGCCCCTCACCGTCAGCCATGGCGCTGGTCGGTGAAAAGGGCTCGGCGAAACGGGCGGCGGCGGCGGCGGGGGTTCCGTGTTTGCCGGGCTATGCGGGCACGGATCAAACGGATGCGACGCTTTGCGCCGAGGGTTCGCAGATCGGCGTGCCGGTGATGGTCAAGGCGGCGCATGGCGGCGGCGGCAAGGGGATGCGCCTGGTGCGCGATCTGGCCGACTTGCCGGACGCCTTGAGTTCGCGCACGATCCGAGGCCGAGACGTCATTCGGCAACGGCGCGTTGATTCTGGAGCGCGCCTTGCTGGCGCCGCGGCATATCGAAGTGCAGGTGTTCGGCGACACAAAGGGCAATGTGGTGCATCTGGGCGAGCGCGATTGCTCGGTGCAGCGCCGCCATCAGAAGGTCGTCGAGGAGGCTCCGTCGCCGGTGGTGACGCCGCAGATGCGCGCCGAACTTGGGGCGGCAGCGGTCGCCTTGACCAAGGCGGCGGGTTACGTCGGCGCGGGCACGGTCGAATTCCTGTGGGAGGATGGCGCGTTCTGGTTTCTGGAAATGAACGCCCGCTTGCAGGTCGAACACCCGGTGACCGAGGCGGTGACGGGGCTTGATCTGGTGGAATGGCAAATCCGGATTGCGCGCGGCGAGCCGTTGCCGCTGGCGCAAGACCAGATCACCCTGACCGGACACGCCATCGAAGTGCGGCTCTATGCCGAGGACCCGACGCAGGGCTTTTTGCCGCAAACCGGCAGCGTGCTGCGCTGGCGGCCTGCGCCGGGCCTTCGCGTGGATCATGCGCTGGCCGAGGGGCAGGACATCAGCGGCAGTTACGACCCGATGTTGGCCAAGCTGATCGCCCACGGGCCCGACCGCGACACCGCGCGCCGAAAGCTGATTGCCGGGCTCAGTCAGACCCGGTTTCAGGGCTTGAGGAACAACAAGGCGTTTTTGATCAACGTGTTGCGGCATCCGGGGTTTGCCGATGGATTGGCCGATACCGGGTTTCTTGGCGGCGAGTTCAAGGACGACCGCAGCCGGACCACAACACCACCCGATGCGGCGATGCTGGCGCTTGCGGTGCTGATCAACGCCAAGGCGACGGGACACAGATTCGGCTTTTCCACCGCTCCGGCGCTGGCGCTTACCCGGCGGTTCGAGGTCGGCGACCAGAGCCACGCGGTCACGCTGACGCTTGGACCGGGTGCCACGGCACAGGTTCGCGATGGACCGACGGTGGTTCTGGAGGCTCTCGCGACGGGTGTCGCGCGGGCGGTGATAGATGGCGTGGCGGTGTCAATGCCCGTCTCGCAACAGGCAGAAATGCTTTACCTGGACGATCTGATCCTGCGCGACGTGACCCTGGCACCCAGCACCGCCGCGGCGACCGGCAGCGACGGGCAGGTGCGCGCGCCGATGGCGGGCGGCGTGGTCGATGTGCTGGTGACCGAGGGTGATACCGTGGCCGCCGGGCAGGTTCTGGCGGTACTGGAGGCCATGAAAATGGAACACCCGGTGCGCAGCCCGATTGCGGGCCGTGTCATCGACGTCGCGGTAACGGCAAAATCGCAAGTACGCGCCCGACAGCGACTTTTTCAAATAAACTCGGAGGTCACATGATCGAACTTTGGCATTGCAAGGACTCGCGGTCCTTGAGGGCGCTCTGGGCGTTGCAGGAATTGGGGCTGGAGTGCCGCGTGCATCACCTGGGGTTTCCGCCACGCGCAACCGACCCGGGCTTTCTGGAGATCAATCCTCTGGGAACGGTGCCTTACCTCAAGGATGGCGCCACGACGATGACGGAGTTGTCGGCGATCACGCATTATCTGGCGCAGAAATACGGGGCTGGAACGCTGGCGGTCAATCCCGATGAGCCCGCGTACGCGGATTTCCTGAACTGGATGTATCACTCGGATGCGACGCTGACTTTTCCGCAGACCTTGATCCTGCGCTACGGCCGCTTTGAGCCAAAAGAACGCCGCCAGCCGCAGGTCGTGGCGGATTATACGCAATGGTATCTGGCGCGCCTGAAATTGGTCAACGCCCGGTTGGAGCAGGCTGAATACCTGTGCGCGGATCGGTTCACCGCGGCCGATATTGCCGTGGGATATGCCCTGTATCTGGGCGAAGTCCTGGGGCTGGCCGGGCATTACAAGCCGCAGACCCAAGCCTATCTGGCGCGGCTCAAGGCGCGTGAGGCGTTTCAAAAAGCGAATGCCGGAACAGGGGGCGTTGATGCAGTTTGATCTGACGGACGCGCAGCGCGCGATTTATGACGCGGCTTTCAAATACGCCCGGACCGAGTTGCACCCTTTGCTGGCGCGCATGGATGACGAGGATTGGTATCCGGATCATCTGGTGGCGAAGCTGGGCGCGGATGGCTATTGCGGGCTGACCGCGCCGGAGGCGCTGGGTGGGGCCGAGATGGACCTGATGAGCGCCGGACTGGTGGGCGAGGCATTCGGCTATTGGAACACCAACGCGGCGTTCATCTGGGGGCCGCATGAGAACCTGTGCCTCAACAATATCCTGCGCAACGGCACCGAGGCGCAGATCGCGCGGTTTGTCCCGGACCTGTGCGCGGGCAAGACGGTGGGCGCGCTGGGGCTGACGGAACCGGGCGCGGGGTCCGATGCGCTGGGGTCGATGGCGCTGAAGGCGGTGCGCGACGGCGACGATTATGTGCTGACCGGGCGCAAGATGTTCATCTCGAACGGGCCGGTGGCCGATGTGGTGCTGACCTATGCCAAGACCGCGCCCGAGCGCGGGGCGAAGGGGATTTCGGCGTTCATTGTGGAGACGGACACGCCGGGCTTCTCGGTGGCGCAGACCTTGACCAAGATGGGCTGGCGCGGCTGCCCGACCGGCGAGTTGGTGTTCGAGGGGGTGCGGGTGCCCGCGGCGAACCTGCTGGGGGCGGAAAACGCGGGCGTCGCGGTGGTGATGTCGGGGCTGGATATCGAGCGCGCCTTTCTGGGCCTGCCCTATATCGGTGCCGCGCAGCGCTGCCTGGATTTGTCGCTGGAGTATGCCGCGACGCGCAAGCAATTCGGCAAGCCGATCGGTTCGTTCCAGATGATCCAGTCGATGCTGGCCGAGATGTATACGGTGATCGAGGCCGCGCGTACCATGTCCTATCGCGCCTTGGCGGCCTGTGACGCCATGCAGCACGGCGACGGTGGGCGCGGCAGCATCCACAAGCTGTGCGCGGCGACGGTGTTGAACGGGGCCGAGATGATCGCCAAAGTCACGGATATGGCGGTGCAAATTCATGGCGGCTCGGGGTTTGTGTGGGAAACCGAGGTGAACCGACATTATCGCAACGCGCGGATCGCGTCGCTTGGCGGTGGCACGACCGAGGTGCGCAAGTTGATCATTGCCGAGGAGTTGTTTCGCGAGCGCGGTTTGCGGCTGTCGTGAAGGGCGCAGGTCGTGTGGGGCGGCTGTCGTGTGGGGTGGCTGTCGTGTGGGGTGGGGCGGTCCTCGGGGGGCATCGAGCCCCCGCTCGGACCGGCGGTTTTCGGACCGCAGCCGACCGGGCGGGGTTTCCCCCCCTCCCGGACCCACCCGAGGATATTTGAAGAACAAAGAGCGCGGGAGGGGATCAGGTGACGCGCAGGGCGGGGCCTTCGCGCTTTGGCTGAATGGTGCCGATCTGGGCGGCTGTGTAGCCCGCGCTGATGAGGGCGTGCAGCAAGTGATCCGCGAGATCGGGTGGGACGGCGGCGAGCAGGCCGCCGCTGGTTTGAGGGTCGAAGAGCAGGGCGGCTTTGGTTGAGGCTGGGGCGGCGATCCGGCCGATCAAGGCGGCGCGGTTGGCCGGGGCGAGGGTTGAGGCGGTGCCTTGATCGGCGAGTGTTTGGGCGCCGTCGAAGGTTGGGATGGCGTGCAGATGGATCTCTGCGGCGAGAGCGCTCGCGTGCAGGATTTCGTCGAGATGGCCCGCCAGGCCAAAACCGGTGATGTCGGTCATGGCATGGGCGTGAGGCGCCAGCAAGCGCGCGGCCTCGGCCTGGGATTGGGTGAGATAGGGCCAGAGGGCGGCGATGGCGCGGCCCGGGGCCTGCTTTGCCATTTCTGCCGCCAAAAGCGTGCCTGAGCCGATCGGTTTGGTGAGGAGCAAGGCATCGCCCGGTTGCGCGCCCACCTTGGTCAGCAGGCGATCCTGCGCGATGCCGGTGACGGTCAGCCCGATGGTGAGTTCGCTGCCGATGGTGGTATGGCCCCCCACGAGGGCCGACCCGGCCGCCGCCAATTCCTGTGTCACGCCGGCCATGATTTCGGCCAGCGTGCGGGTTTGCAAGGCATCCGACAGGCGCGGCAGGATCAGACTAAGCAGGGCGGCCTGGGGTGTCGCGCCCATTGCCCAGATATCACCCAGGGCATGCACGGTGGCAATGCGCGCCATCAGCCAAGGATCGTCGGTGACCGCGCGCAAGTGGTCGGTTGCGATGACCTGCCGCGTCTGCCCCAACGTGAGAACGGCGGCGTCGTCGCCCGCACCCAGTTCGACGCCGACGGCCGTTCCGAGATCCGCCAGCGCTGACCGCAGCACCTGGGGTCCGACCTTGGCGCCGCAGCCGCCGCACATCGGTTTGTCGCCCAGAACCTCGGCCATGCCCAGGCTATGCGGTGACGGAAGTGATGGCGTGGGCATTGTGGGTAACGCATGGAACATGCGCATGAATTTCCGGTCGATGCGGTTCTTGATCTGCCACAGCCAGCGGCCCGACAGCGGAAGCCCCCATTTGTCGGCAAGCGCCGATTTGCCGCCCAGCGAAACCAGCTTGAGATAATCCGATTGCGGGCGGTAGGGGCGCATGGTCCCGCCTGACAGGGCGGCGCGCAGATTGTGTGTCAGAAACGGTGCTTGACGGACCGCGAACACCCCGGCCTTGGGGCGGGGGCTTTGGGCCATATGCGCGCAATCGCCGACCGCGAAAACGTCGGGATGCGAGAGTGAGCGCAGCATCGGATCAACCGCGATAAACCCGTCGTGGAGGCGCAGTCCTGACTGTTGCAGCCAGTCCTGAGGGCGGCTTCCGGCGGCCCCGAGCACGAAGGTCGCCTCGATCCGCGTGCCGTTGTCCAGATGGACGGCGGTGTCGGTGATCGACGTGGCGCGGGTGTTGATCAAAAGGGTTATGCCCCTGTTTTCGAGCTGGGCCAGCAAGGATTTTCGCGCCGCATGTCCCAGATGGGGCAGGGCGGCTTTATGCTCGATCAGGGTGATCCGACGGTTGGGGATATGGTGCAGGCGGTGGTCCATTGCCATCGCCAGCTCGACGCCTGCGACTCCGGCGCCGAGGATCACGATCTGCGCGGACAGCCGCGAGGCTTCGACCTGCGACACAAAACGCGCCCAGCGTTCCGAGTACCCGCCAAGGGGCTTGGCAGCGATCGCGTGTTCGGAAAAGCCGGGTAGCCGGGGCAGGTCCGAGGTGATGCCGATATCGAACGAGGCGATATCATATCCAAGCGGCGGGCGCCCCGCGACCTGCACCGTGCGCGCCTCGGTGTCGATGCCCTCGGCGCGGCCCGCAATCAGCCGCGCGCCGGCGTGGCGGGCCAAGGCGACCAGGTTCATCTCGAGGTCGGCGCGCGTGTAATGCCCGGCGATATGCCCCGGCAGCATGCCCGTATAGGGGGCGGTTGGGTTGGGGTCGATCACGGTCAGCCGCGCGCCGGGAAGCGGGTTCATGGCCCAGTTCAACAGCAGCAAGGCATGCGCGTGGCCGCCGCCGACAAGAACGAGATCGCGGGTTTGGGGAAGGGTCAACATGGGGCCTCCGATCCCGGCTACTCCTAGCGTGAAGGCAGGGGCAACGCGAGAGGGCAATCCGCCGCGTTTCGGGTCGATTTCCCTCTTGACGAGGCGTGGGTGGTGGCCTAGGTAGCCGCCAGCCTATGGCGGAGTAGCTCAGTTGGT
This region includes:
- a CDS encoding 3-keto-5-aminohexanoate cleavage protein, producing MSDKAILTCALTGVLTDPRSHPVPVTPAELAASARDAWEAGAVCMHVHFRQQGEGRGHLPSWDPALALEIAEAIRAECPGVILNFTTGVVGPDQSGPMACLRAAKPEIAACNAGSLNYLKTRADGRWAWPPMLFDNPVEKIEALLAVMRETGTRPEFECFDLGIVRSVEMFAQVGMIERPQINLVMGVASGMPADIDLLPLLLKYRPRDCAWQTTVIGRAEVWDVHRRAAELGGHLRTGVEDTFYLPDGARTPGNGALIEALARIARDVGREPATAAQARQIWGLA
- a CDS encoding carboxyl transferase domain-containing protein, which codes for MVVGGSYGAGNYAMCGRGFDPRFLFAWPNARTSVMGPAQAGQVLRMVTEAKMQAGGVVDTAKLDALEQGTAAMMAEKTTALASSARLEDDGIIDPRHTRDILAIVLGLTATEAQRGGNASTYGVARL
- a CDS encoding biotin/lipoyl-containing protein, producing MLAPRHIEVQVFGDTKGNVVHLGERDCSVQRRHQKVVEEAPSPVVTPQMRAELGAAAVALTKAAGYVGAGTVEFLWEDGAFWFLEMNARLQVEHPVTEAVTGLDLVEWQIRIARGEPLPLAQDQITLTGHAIEVRLYAEDPTQGFLPQTGSVLRWRPAPGLRVDHALAEGQDISGSYDPMLAKLIAHGPDRDTARRKLIAGLSQTRFQGLRNNKAFLINVLRHPGFADGLADTGFLGGEFKDDRSRTTTPPDAAMLALAVLINAKATGHRFGFSTAPALALTRRFEVGDQSHAVTLTLGPGATAQVRDGPTVVLEALATGVARAVIDGVAVSMPVSQQAEMLYLDDLILRDVTLAPSTAAATGSDGQVRAPMAGGVVDVLVTEGDTVAAGQVLAVLEAMKMEHPVRSPIAGRVIDVAVTAKSQVRARQRLFQINSEVT
- a CDS encoding glutathione S-transferase family protein, giving the protein MIELWHCKDSRSLRALWALQELGLECRVHHLGFPPRATDPGFLEINPLGTVPYLKDGATTMTELSAITHYLAQKYGAGTLAVNPDEPAYADFLNWMYHSDATLTFPQTLILRYGRFEPKERRQPQVVADYTQWYLARLKLVNARLEQAEYLCADRFTAADIAVGYALYLGEVLGLAGHYKPQTQAYLARLKAREAFQKANAGTGGVDAV
- a CDS encoding acyl-CoA dehydrogenase family protein, with the protein product MQFDLTDAQRAIYDAAFKYARTELHPLLARMDDEDWYPDHLVAKLGADGYCGLTAPEALGGAEMDLMSAGLVGEAFGYWNTNAAFIWGPHENLCLNNILRNGTEAQIARFVPDLCAGKTVGALGLTEPGAGSDALGSMALKAVRDGDDYVLTGRKMFISNGPVADVVLTYAKTAPERGAKGISAFIVETDTPGFSVAQTLTKMGWRGCPTGELVFEGVRVPAANLLGAENAGVAVVMSGLDIERAFLGLPYIGAAQRCLDLSLEYAATRKQFGKPIGSFQMIQSMLAEMYTVIEAARTMSYRALAACDAMQHGDGGRGSIHKLCAATVLNGAEMIAKVTDMAVQIHGGSGFVWETEVNRHYRNARIASLGGGTTEVRKLIIAEELFRERGLRLS
- the selD gene encoding selenide, water dikinase SelD, which gives rise to MLTLPQTRDLVLVGGGHAHALLLLNWAMNPLPGARLTVIDPNPTAPYTGMLPGHIAGHYTRADLEMNLVALARHAGARLIAGRAEGIDTEARTVQVAGRPPLGYDIASFDIGITSDLPRLPGFSEHAIAAKPLGGYSERWARFVSQVEASRLSAQIVILGAGVAGVELAMAMDHRLHHIPNRRITLIEHKAALPHLGHAARKSLLAQLENRGITLLINTRATSITDTAVHLDNGTRIEATFVLGAAGSRPQDWLQQSGLRLHDGFIAVDPMLRSLSHPDVFAVGDCAHMAQSPRPKAGVFAVRQAPFLTHNLRAALSGGTMRPYRPQSDYLKLVSLGGKSALADKWGLPLSGRWLWQIKNRIDRKFMRMFHALPTMPTPSLPSPHSLGMAEVLGDKPMCGGCGAKVGPQVLRSALADLGTAVGVELGAGDDAAVLTLGQTRQVIATDHLRAVTDDPWLMARIATVHALGDIWAMGATPQAALLSLILPRLSDALQTRTLAEIMAGVTQELAAAGSALVGGHTTIGSELTIGLTVTGIAQDRLLTKVGAQPGDALLLTKPIGSGTLLAAEMAKQAPGRAIAALWPYLTQSQAEAARLLAPHAHAMTDITGFGLAGHLDEILHASALAAEIHLHAIPTFDGAQTLADQGTASTLAPANRAALIGRIAAPASTKAALLFDPQTSGGLLAAVPPDLADHLLHALISAGYTAAQIGTIQPKREGPALRVT